The Azospirillum brasilense genome window below encodes:
- a CDS encoding ABC transporter permease, producing the protein MLVTLHYTDLAVAALLLLVNGGLSMALDLGLARPLLVAALRMVVQLSLVGLVLTRLFALESPWLTLGAALVMLLFAGQETMARQERRLTGWWSYGIGTGAMGTAAGIVLLLGLSTAVRPDPWWDARYAIPMLGMVLGNAMSGVGLALHTLTATAARERAAIEAQLALGHTRWTALRPILRHALRTALMPTINSMAAMGVVALPGMMTGQILSGVDPGEAVKYQILIMFLISGATGLGVLAASLATVRRLSDRRHRLRLDRLVRRKQA; encoded by the coding sequence ATGCTGGTGACCCTGCATTACACCGACCTCGCCGTGGCGGCGTTGCTCCTGCTGGTCAACGGCGGACTGTCCATGGCGCTGGACCTGGGGCTGGCGCGGCCGCTGCTGGTGGCGGCACTGCGGATGGTGGTCCAGCTGTCCTTGGTCGGGCTGGTGCTGACCCGGCTGTTCGCCCTGGAGTCGCCCTGGCTGACCCTGGGGGCGGCGCTGGTCATGCTGCTGTTCGCCGGCCAGGAGACGATGGCCCGGCAGGAGCGGCGGCTGACCGGCTGGTGGTCCTACGGCATTGGCACCGGGGCGATGGGGACGGCGGCGGGGATCGTCCTGCTGCTCGGCCTGTCCACCGCGGTGCGGCCCGATCCATGGTGGGACGCGCGCTACGCCATTCCGATGCTGGGCATGGTGCTGGGCAACGCGATGAGCGGGGTCGGGCTGGCCCTCCACACGCTGACCGCGACGGCGGCGCGGGAGCGGGCGGCCATCGAGGCGCAGCTCGCGCTCGGCCATACCCGTTGGACGGCCCTGCGGCCCATCCTGCGCCATGCGCTGCGCACCGCGCTGATGCCGACGATCAACAGCATGGCGGCCATGGGGGTTGTGGCCCTGCCCGGCATGATGACCGGCCAGATTCTTTCCGGCGTCGATCCGGGGGAGGCGGTGAAGTACCAGATCCTCATCATGTTCCTGATCTCCGGCGCGACCGGGCTGGGCGTGCTGGCGGCCTCGCTGGCGACGGTGCGGCGGCTCAGCGACCGGCGGCACCGGCTGCGGCTCGACCGGCTGGTGCGGCGGAAGCAAGCGTAA
- a CDS encoding AI-2E family transporter, whose amino-acid sequence MDATRQAPLHASAQAGEPATAGRNTATELKLFTWKVLIAAGVLGTLFLAWQVADALLLVFAGVLLAILFQRIAGLVRRYTGLAQGWSLGVVLLLLAVLLIGGGVLMGQSVVSQFDQLSQQISGAVQQLPGSLRDQIMKQGQDASSWLNRLQTVASSVMFFLGDLVVVMFTAIYLAASPGVYRRGVILLVPPRGHERAREVMDVMGDSLWKWLIGQLSAMAIVGVLTTAGLLLLGIPSAPALGLLAALLEFVPLIGPFLAAVPAILIAFAQSPQEALWVALLYLAIQQVEGNVVMPLMQKKVVDLPPVITIAAIAAGGVLFGLMGMFLATPFAVVMLVLVNMLYIEDKLGEGRHFPSEDKA is encoded by the coding sequence ATGGACGCGACCAGACAGGCTCCCCTTCATGCCTCTGCGCAAGCTGGGGAGCCGGCAACCGCCGGGCGGAACACCGCGACCGAACTGAAGCTGTTCACCTGGAAGGTGCTGATCGCCGCCGGCGTGCTGGGCACGCTGTTCCTGGCCTGGCAGGTGGCGGATGCGCTCTTGCTGGTCTTCGCCGGCGTGCTTCTGGCGATCCTGTTCCAGCGCATCGCCGGGCTGGTGCGGCGCTACACGGGGCTTGCGCAGGGCTGGTCGCTTGGCGTCGTGCTGCTGCTCCTGGCGGTGCTTCTGATCGGCGGCGGCGTGCTGATGGGCCAGTCGGTGGTCAGTCAGTTCGACCAGCTCTCCCAGCAGATCAGCGGGGCCGTGCAGCAGCTTCCCGGTTCGCTGCGCGACCAGATCATGAAGCAGGGGCAGGACGCCTCCTCCTGGCTGAACCGGCTGCAGACGGTGGCATCGAGCGTGATGTTCTTCCTGGGCGATCTGGTGGTGGTGATGTTCACGGCCATCTACCTCGCCGCTTCGCCCGGCGTCTACCGGCGCGGCGTCATCCTGCTGGTGCCGCCGCGCGGCCACGAGCGGGCGCGGGAGGTGATGGACGTGATGGGGGACTCGCTGTGGAAGTGGCTGATCGGGCAGCTTTCGGCCATGGCCATCGTCGGCGTTCTGACCACCGCGGGCCTGCTGCTGCTGGGCATCCCGAGCGCCCCGGCTCTGGGCCTGCTGGCGGCGCTCCTGGAATTCGTTCCGCTGATCGGCCCGTTCCTGGCGGCGGTCCCGGCGATCCTCATCGCCTTTGCCCAATCACCGCAGGAGGCGCTGTGGGTGGCGTTGCTCTACCTGGCGATCCAGCAGGTCGAGGGCAACGTCGTCATGCCGCTGATGCAGAAGAAGGTGGTGGACCTGCCTCCGGTCATCACCATCGCGGCCATCGCGGCCGGGGGCGTGCTGTTCGGGCTGATGGGCATGTTCCTGGCGACGCCCTTCGCGGTGGTGATGCTGGTGCTGGTCAACATGCTCTACATCGAGGACAAGCTGGGGGAGGGGCGGCACTTCCCCAGCGAGGACAAGGCGTAG
- a CDS encoding sensor histidine kinase has product MKAVLPTLRLLRTTPFRLALLYLGLFVISVGVILGVVYRSTAGFLEEEIGATIALEVAGLQDQYRSAGLRGLVDSVRERSGYSHTNSIYLLTTPGGVILAGNLSGWPDATAGPGGWTHFKISDYGGVNNRPSTAMAVSFVLPGQFRLLVGRDMSELDQLRGRMVVSLRWVFLVTVVLGLGGGLLLARGAMHRIEAINRTTHRIMAGDLSGRVPRGGGGDEIDRLAGNLNAMLDQIERLMTGMRQVTESVAHDLRTPLSRLRARVELALIRETDDPEVYRAVLQDTILEADRLLATFTALLSIAEAESGANRKGLEPVRLADVVRLAADLYEPVAEEKGLTLITDIRAEPTVRGNEQLLAQAVSNLLDNAIKYTPEGGRITLLLEGVGPGQSARITVADNGPGIPADMREKVLERFVRLDAARASPGNGLGLSLVEAVARLHDASLRLEDNEPGLKVGIVFPPDAG; this is encoded by the coding sequence ATCCTGGGGGTCGTCTACCGCTCCACCGCGGGCTTTCTGGAGGAGGAGATCGGCGCCACCATCGCGCTGGAGGTCGCCGGGCTTCAGGACCAGTACCGCAGCGCCGGCCTGCGCGGGCTGGTCGATTCCGTGCGCGAGCGCAGCGGCTACTCCCACACCAACTCCATCTATCTGCTGACCACGCCGGGCGGCGTCATCCTGGCCGGCAACCTGTCGGGCTGGCCCGACGCCACGGCGGGGCCGGGCGGCTGGACCCATTTCAAGATTTCCGACTATGGCGGGGTGAACAACCGGCCCTCCACCGCGATGGCGGTCAGCTTCGTCTTGCCCGGCCAGTTCCGCCTGCTGGTGGGCCGTGACATGAGCGAGCTGGACCAGCTCCGCGGCCGCATGGTCGTGTCGCTGCGCTGGGTCTTCCTGGTGACGGTGGTGCTGGGGCTCGGCGGCGGCCTTCTGCTGGCGCGCGGCGCCATGCACCGGATCGAGGCGATCAACCGCACCACCCACCGCATCATGGCCGGCGACCTGTCGGGCCGCGTCCCGCGCGGCGGCGGCGGTGACGAGATCGACCGGCTGGCCGGCAACCTGAACGCCATGCTCGACCAGATCGAGCGGCTGATGACCGGCATGCGGCAGGTCACAGAGAGCGTGGCCCACGACCTGCGAACGCCCCTGTCGCGCCTGCGCGCCCGCGTCGAGCTGGCGCTGATCCGCGAGACCGACGACCCGGAGGTCTATCGCGCCGTGCTTCAGGACACGATCCTTGAGGCCGACCGGCTGCTCGCCACCTTCACCGCGCTGCTGTCCATCGCCGAGGCCGAATCCGGCGCCAACCGCAAGGGACTGGAGCCGGTGCGGCTGGCCGACGTGGTGCGGCTGGCCGCCGACCTCTACGAACCGGTGGCCGAGGAGAAGGGCCTGACCCTGATCACCGACATCCGGGCCGAGCCGACCGTGCGCGGCAACGAGCAGCTGTTGGCGCAGGCGGTATCGAACCTGCTGGACAACGCCATCAAATACACGCCGGAGGGCGGGCGCATCACTCTGCTGCTGGAGGGCGTCGGGCCGGGGCAGTCCGCCCGCATCACCGTGGCGGACAACGGTCCCGGCATTCCCGCCGACATGCGCGAGAAGGTTCTGGAGCGCTTCGTCCGGCTGGACGCTGCGCGGGCCTCGCCGGGAAACGGGCTGGGCCTCAGCCTCGTGGAGGCGGTGGCGCGGCTGCACGACGCGTCGCTGCGGCTGGAGGACAACGAACCGGGTCTGAAGGTCGGCATCGTCTTCCCGCCGGACGCCGGCTGA
- a CDS encoding MDR family MFS transporter: MTDASNDHAVFTHREIMRVFSGVALAMLMAAMDQTIVATALPTMAHDLGSLENLPWVVTAYLLASTSTTPIYGKLSDLYGRKRVLQVAIFLFLVGSVLCALAQSMGQLILFRGIQGLGGGGLMALAFTIIGDVVAPRERGRYQGYIGGIFALSSVAGPLLGGIFTERLSWHWIFLINLPLGAAALLMTSRALDRLPAGRAKPTIDYLGAALLMGTVTSLLFVVSRAGVALPWTSPTILGLCVLGLMMLGVFLWHERRVEEPILPLHLFREPVVAVANPVVAVSAMVLFAGIVYLPLRSQLVAGTSATTSGFLLLPMVLGMVLGAGGGGRLISKSGRYKVFPLAGLALAAVMYLALGLSPTVSESGLWSTLILVPLGIGLGLVMPVMTVAVQNAVDRRDLGAATASVGFFRSLGGSVGVAVFGAVFAADVEARLNAAGLPGISGREVMERGPSALANLAPAARSTAQSVFEHGFSTLFLLAAGLAVVSFVLTLFLKELPLRSAADAAKAGAEVA, from the coding sequence ATGACCGACGCCTCCAACGACCACGCCGTCTTCACCCACCGCGAAATCATGCGGGTGTTCAGCGGGGTGGCGCTCGCCATGCTGATGGCGGCGATGGACCAGACCATCGTCGCGACGGCCCTGCCGACCATGGCCCACGACCTGGGAAGCCTGGAGAACCTGCCCTGGGTGGTCACCGCCTATCTGCTGGCCTCGACCTCGACCACGCCGATCTACGGCAAGCTGAGCGACCTCTACGGGCGCAAGCGGGTGCTCCAGGTGGCGATCTTCCTGTTCCTGGTCGGGTCGGTGCTGTGCGCGCTGGCGCAGAGCATGGGGCAGCTCATCCTGTTCCGCGGCATCCAGGGGCTGGGCGGCGGCGGCCTGATGGCGCTGGCCTTCACCATCATCGGCGACGTGGTGGCCCCGCGGGAGCGCGGGCGCTACCAGGGTTACATCGGCGGCATCTTCGCCCTGTCCAGCGTGGCCGGGCCGCTGCTGGGCGGCATCTTCACGGAGCGGCTGAGCTGGCACTGGATCTTCCTCATCAACCTGCCGCTGGGGGCGGCGGCGCTGCTGATGACCAGCCGGGCGCTCGACCGCCTGCCGGCGGGACGGGCGAAGCCGACCATCGACTATCTCGGGGCGGCGCTGCTGATGGGCACGGTGACCTCGCTGCTGTTCGTGGTGTCGCGCGCCGGCGTCGCCCTGCCCTGGACCTCCCCGACGATCCTCGGCCTGTGCGTGCTGGGCCTCATGATGCTCGGGGTCTTCCTGTGGCACGAGCGGCGGGTGGAGGAACCGATCCTGCCGCTCCACCTGTTCCGGGAGCCGGTGGTGGCGGTCGCCAACCCGGTGGTGGCGGTGTCGGCCATGGTGCTGTTCGCCGGCATCGTCTATCTGCCGCTGCGCTCGCAGCTCGTCGCCGGGACCAGCGCCACGACGTCGGGCTTCCTGCTGCTGCCGATGGTTCTGGGCATGGTGCTGGGCGCCGGGGGCGGCGGTCGGCTGATTTCCAAATCCGGCCGCTACAAGGTCTTCCCGCTGGCCGGGCTGGCGCTGGCGGCGGTGATGTATCTGGCGCTCGGCCTGTCGCCGACGGTTTCGGAGAGCGGGCTGTGGTCCACGCTGATCCTGGTGCCGCTGGGCATCGGGCTGGGTCTGGTCATGCCGGTGATGACGGTCGCCGTGCAGAACGCGGTGGACCGGCGCGACCTCGGCGCGGCCACGGCCTCGGTCGGCTTCTTCCGCTCGCTCGGCGGGTCGGTCGGCGTGGCGGTCTTCGGCGCGGTCTTCGCCGCCGACGTCGAGGCCCGGCTGAACGCCGCCGGCCTGCCCGGCATCAGCGGGCGCGAGGTGATGGAGCGCGGCCCGTCCGCCCTGGCCAATCTGGCCCCCGCCGCCCGTTCCACCGCCCAGTCGGTGTTCGAGCACGGCTTCTCCACGCTGTTCCTGCTGGCCGCCGGGCTGGCCGTGGTGTCCTTCGTGCTGACCCTGTTCCTGAAGGAGCTTCCCCTGCGCTCCGCCGCCGACGCCGCCAAAGCCGGGGCGGAGGTGGCCTAA
- a CDS encoding ABC transporter ATP-binding protein, whose translation MLSVRNLSTTVLKPASFQVEAGECVAVQGKSGSGKSVLLRAVADLDPSTGEVRLNGDLREGMPAPLWRRRVTYVAAESGWWEDRVSAHFSQPDRAAALAGALGLPEEVMNWPVARLSTGERQRLALVRALVQGPEVLLLDEPTGPLDAEATERVEGLLRAELARGAGLLIVTHAPEQAARMARRHLHVADGVVTEG comes from the coding sequence ATGCTGAGCGTGCGCAACCTGTCCACGACCGTGCTGAAGCCCGCCAGTTTCCAGGTGGAGGCCGGCGAGTGCGTCGCCGTTCAGGGGAAATCCGGCTCGGGGAAATCCGTGCTGTTGCGCGCCGTGGCCGACCTCGACCCGTCGACCGGGGAGGTGCGGCTGAACGGCGATCTTCGGGAAGGCATGCCCGCGCCGCTCTGGCGCCGCCGGGTGACCTACGTTGCCGCCGAGTCGGGCTGGTGGGAGGATCGGGTGAGCGCCCACTTCTCCCAGCCGGACCGCGCCGCGGCGCTCGCCGGGGCGCTGGGCCTGCCGGAAGAGGTGATGAACTGGCCGGTCGCCCGCCTGTCCACGGGGGAGCGGCAACGGCTGGCGCTGGTCCGCGCGCTGGTTCAGGGGCCGGAGGTGCTTCTGCTCGACGAGCCGACCGGACCGCTGGACGCCGAGGCGACGGAGCGGGTGGAGGGGCTGCTGCGCGCCGAGTTGGCCCGCGGGGCCGGGCTGCTGATCGTCACCCACGCGCCGGAGCAGGCCGCCCGGATGGCCCGGCGGCACCTGCACGTTGCGGATGGCGTGGTGACGGAGGGGTAG